The genomic DNA tctaaggaagtggttgttgttccaataaccaagaaggcctagagcctcgccacgacctggaaactgaaatattgaaataaaatgtttaattaactttctgaaaaagcattaaactagaattaaataatgctttgaaagtttttcaaatatttttggaaaattctaaaaaatttatttttacttagaaattattttgaaaatttctaaaaattcagtttacttagaaatttttttttggaagactctaaaaattcatttttacttagaaatttttggaaaaattcatcttgctcagtaatttttctaacttaaaaatttgctaaatatttttaaaatatcatacTCTTACACCgcttttgctgtgatcaaagggggagagaaaagtacaagtttagggggagagaattttttttaatcttaaaaatatttttgaaaaattttgtttaactcttaattaagtagttgtaattttatttattgcaaacttatgcttaacatgttagtttagtaatttttttaaaaaattactatttatctatttttaccctaacttgaacttgggttgatgcacatcaaaaaaggggagattgttggaccctgtgggtgttttgatgtgatcaaccaagttggttaggtccttctttgggtttgatccctgtgtctgagtgtgcaggagcttaggagcgcaggaagtcgagcggaagacgcagctagcgagaaggacgacacgggaagggagccgacgggctcggtgcgtccgaaggaggagagagctgtggaagagtataccggtgggcgagaagaacgtgtgcgacgtttgagggacgttaagccgggacggaagcctgctcgaggagaaggccgggaattgggttcgggtgagccttattccggttggccggaatcacccaaaagaacggagtttCGGAAGCAAAAGAAAAAGAGCAGCTGGAGTCACTGCActgatggaggtgccttcatcaggcattgaaggctccttcaccttgaaggcgccttcaatgccagtTGAAGCCGCCTTGGACCTGGCCAAATTGGTCGTTTagctttcggataaagttttatccacacactcgttggaggcgccttggacctctattggaggcgccttagaccttcGAGATAGATTTtctagaggctatataaaggcccttgaaGCTTGGAATTATCAATCAATtcagtattcaactctgtaatcaatttctAGCATCTTGTGAGCTTTctcagtgtgtaaaaaggcttctctgcctacagtaaaggagactttcttagtgcgcgcttttcatcgccctggattaacaaccttcttggttgtaaccaggttaactcccgagcTTCTGGtttatttctatttcctttttgttttattcttattatagttgcttttattttgagttgaaaattccgATGAGGgtatactttttatttttcaggcaattcatccccctcttgctggcctccacTGCACCTACAAACTTGTCATAttatatcttaacaattatctcattatgtctaatattgctaaatttaaatttcatatatctAATTTTTACTCTATTAAATTTGTAACCTTTCACTTCTATTGTTTTCCACCAAGATTCAAGTTTACCATTTACTccacgtgtctcatctactaaAACAATATCCTCTATaagcaacatgtatcacaatatTATGTCTTGTATGTATCATGTGAGTTCATTCATGACtagtgtaaaaagataaagaCTTAGTGTTGATCATTTATGTAATTCTATCTTTATGGAAAATGTTTCAGTTAATCTACTTGAAGTTCTCACTTTATTACATCCtaatacatatccttaattagtttgaTATATATTATGCTAACACATCTCTTTTTTGGAGTTCTCTGTATAATTTTTCTTGAGACTCTATATCATGTGCTTTTTTCTAGGTCGGTGAATACTATATGTAAATCTTACTTCTATTCTTGATACTTTTcaattaatttctaaagaacatttATAACTTCTTTTGTTGACCTTCTAGACATGAATTTAAATAGATTTTTAGTCATTGTATTCTCTTTTCATagtatgtttctattatttttttcctaaaGTTTCATAGTTGACTTATTAATTTAATACATCTATAGTTTGCAAAATTTTGTATGTCTCATTTAATCATATATAAGGGAACTAAAATACTTATACTTTATTGATtagatatttttttcatttttaatattaAGTTGAATAAGTTTGTAAGtaattcaataccttatttctcTAGGTACATCTATATCTATATCTAAATATAATACTTTATTGCATTAATCTTTAATACCTCTtatttggataaaatctcttATCTTTCTCTCTCTTACTTTAATTATTgtataaatatctctttcatcTTTTTTAATCGAGTTTTCAATATAAACGTCTAAAAGTTTTATTCTTGATTTTattcactattttttttatctcGTCTTTTAACTACtatatactttttttttaaaaaaaatatcattctTACAAGTATAAAATATCTTATGGGCTATTTTTTTTTCACATTCTCATTCTACTATTAAAATTTTGTACTTAATAATGCACATTCTTTTAATTCATCAAGTACACTTTTGGATTACAAATGAGTAAATAGAGACCAAGTTGAAATTTAAAGATGATggataataaaaataactaaTAACTCGAACTATACTTCGGCTCTAGTACTAAGTTTTGCAACATTATAATTGAACTATCGAACCACCCGGAAACTAAGGATAAAGTTAACgaatagaataaataaataatcagagaaaaaaaaatctacttagaagttaaattaaaaattatattaatttaaaaattaacataTAAGACTCTCAAATTCAACtcaataataaatattttaaataatcatTATAGGGATTATAATTATTGattcatatttattattaaaataaaataataattattaaaggGAAAAACTGAAAAGATGTAAAATCATGTAAGTTCTATTTCCAATTAAAGTTAAATGCGTGACCCATTTAACACGACTTATATAAAATATTCTTATATTATTTGATTATTGGTGAAGTTGACAACTAGCTTATATAATTGTAGAATTTGTTAGCAATGActttatattttttaagtttacttcattaattgataatttaattaaaataatattttaacgaATAAATAAATGATACTTACTTATATTTCAAATGAATACTATTTGATTCGATAGTATAAAAGATAACATGTAATCaaatgaaaataatttaattatagaaATTAACAGGTATCTTCTACCACATGTAACAATTTCcatttaattttttggttttttttaaaGTGCTAATTTTGATGATTCGGTGTCCTTTTGATATTTGCacattattaaatattaaaaaaataaaatctctaattTATTATTGATACATCCatcttaaatattttataatttatttctatttattaCATACGCGTGAATgttgaatatttttcaaatttttttttattcattgaAAATTTTCCATTcttgaatattttctattttattgtaATTTATTACATACGAGTAAATCTTGAATAATTTCCATTCTTGAAAATTGATAATAAATTTGGTAACCTATTCTAAAGGGTAACATTTCTTGAATTGATATTTGAAGCTGTTATCAGTGTAACGCCTTATACTGAATACTGATAGTAACATCAAACTGAATATTGATGATAACATAGAATGCTCTTCTAAACTTTTATACATTTTTTTTACGATCATCATTCTTGTTCAaagtaaatttaaaattgaattaaactaaATTTGGCAAATGTTGCTAtccgattaattttaaaaatagattatatattttttcaattacCAAAACGCCCTCTATCTCCACGGCTCTAATTGATTCTCAATATtgtgagataaaaaaaaaaacaaaacagatGACCACGGTCAGCGCATAACAGGTAAACGGATAAGCGTCACGAGAAAAATTATGGAAAAGTTTAACGTAACGGTTGATATTTGTCAAAACAACTTTgctatttaattctttttattaaAGGGCTGTATTTCTCCTGCTTTTCTGGACGATTCCATTATTGCACGTGGTCCGTCTGCGTCCTATCCTTTGGATCCTCTATCCTGTCAAAAAAATAAAGCGACCCGATTCATTGGATCTTTTTGCTGGACCAGTTAATCTACGCTCCTCCGCGGTTTATTTTACAGCGATTTCCATATAAAAGACGTGCCATCCCCTGTTTTCCGTTCATAGACCAAAAATTATCGCCGAAGATTTGGGAGCCAAATAAGAAAAATAGATGGCGGAGATTGTTCCTACGACGGCCTTCGTGATCGGCAAGAAGCGCGGcgctgaggaggaggaggatggtgGCGCCGGCGATCAGTGGGCCTTGTTGCCCAAGCGGACGACCGTAGGGGATCCGGTGGCGGCGCTCGCAAGCGCGCGCCATGAGTTCGGGGAGCACGGCGGGGTTAACATGTCGATCGAGGCGTCGGCGACGTTCACGGTTATGGAGGCCGATACGATGCGCCGTATGTTCTCCGGCGAGCTCGGCCCCGACCGCGATTTCTTCATCTACAGCCGCCACTTCAACCCCACCGTCCTCAACCTCAGCCGTCAGATGGCGGCGATCGAGGGCACCGAGGCGGCCTACTGCACCGCCAGCGGCATGTCCGCCATCTCCGCCGTCCTGATCCAACTCTGCGGCGCCGGCGGTCACGTCGTCGCCTCCGGCCGCCTCTACGGCGGCACCCATGCCCTACTCTCGCACTTCCTCCCCTACGCCTGCGGGATCCGGGCTACGTTCGTCGACATCGACGATCTGGAGGCCGTGAGGGCGGCGGTTATCGAGGGGGAGACCAAGGTGCTGTACGTGGAGACAATCTCGAACCCGACGCTGGCGGTGGCCAACGTCCCACGTCTGAGCGAGATCGCGAGGGAGAAGGGGGTGAAACTGGTGGCGGACAACACCTTCGCCCCGATGGTGTTGTCGCCAGCGCGCCTCGGCGCCGACGTCGTCATCCACAGCGTCTCCAAGTTCATCAGCGGCGGCGCGGACATCATCGCAGGTACGCACAGCACCGCTCCTCACAAGTCTCTCTTTCCTCCACACGTTCGTCGTGACCTTTTTTTAGTGCATTATTTCTCGAGGATAGATCTTCTAGTCCGTAGTTTTCGGATCAGGGATGGTTCATTATTATAGATttttgatttggatggaccctaCCAATTTAAAAGTGGATTCCAATCAAATCAATGATCCTCGTATAATGGATCATCCCCAGATCCATAAATTATGAACTAGAAGATCCGGCTTCATATTTCTCCCAATCCGACAACCGATCGAAGGGTGCTAACTTGCGCCGTTTCCCAAAagtttttgaataaattttaaaacGTGTACAACAAACCGTGTCAGATCCAGCCCATGTGGCTGTCCTATCCATAGGTGGCCCACGTCTTCACGTAGTCTGACTCATCACTCCTAAAAAGGCCGCGAAAGCCGTTGTCATGTCGGATGTCAGGACGATAAGGTGATGTTATAGCCGCGTGGCGTCTGTTTAGATAAGTGTTTTATATTTAATTTGTCAGGTGCAATCTGCGGTCCGGCGAGCCTTGTGAACTCGATGATGGATCTGCATAAGGGCGCCCTGATGCTGATGGGACCCACCATGAACGCGAAGGTAGCCTTCGAGATCTCGGAGCGGCTCCCCCACCTGTCCCTGCGCATGAAGGAGCACTGCAACCGCGCGCTGGTCTACGCCACCCGCATGCGCAAGATGGGACTGAAGGTCATCTACCCGGGCCTGGACGACCACCCGCACCACTCCCTCCTCGCCTCCCTCGCCAACCCCGGCTACGGCTTCGGCGGCCTGCTCTGCCTCGACATGGTCACCGAGGAGCGCGCAAACAAGCTGATGCACCACCTGCAGAACACCACGCAGTTCGGGCTGATGGCGGTCAGCCTCGGCTACTACGAGACTCTCATGTCATGCTCCGGCAGCAGCACCAGCAGCGAGATGAGCCCCGAGGAGCGCGCCCAGGCGGGCATTTCGCCTGGTCTCGTACGCATGTCCGTCGGCTACAGTGGCACGGTAGAGCAGCGCTGGAGTCAGTTCGAGCGGGCTCTTTCTCTCCTTCACCCTTTGCCCAAGCAGCAGCAGCATGTCTAAGCGCTCCGCATGTATGTTGTGTGATATTCCATACTTTACAGAACTGGGACGATGAGGGGCCTGGTAATTATGTAGTGAGAATAAATATATATGCTGCCCCACCTTCTCCTACTCTTGTTGTAATTTCTGATCACTCCCAATCGCGTGGGAGTTAAACTCTGAATGAACTTTTCTAGGTGACATGTTAATTATCAGTGCGTGTTTGAATTATTAGAGGCAAAgacaaatatataattataagtggaaataaagaataaatatatatataaaaaatgagaACAATACACAGAGGTTTGACTGGGTTCCAATCCGATCCAATGTCGCATctgttaatttattatattacaTATTTAATTCTAAAAAGATTTAGAATacacttttaattttaatattcatcaatggacaCGCACTTAGTTCCTAAAACACTGAATCAGATATCTATAATCACGAAAGTTGAGTATAATAAAAGTAGGAATAGAATGATTTAGATTTAAAGTGAATCTGAAATAGTTAAGCTCATCAATGACATTTAGTTAGAACTTATTCATGACCAAAAAGAGTTCGGAATCAAAGAAGTTGAGCATAGTAAAAATGTTCCAAGAATAGGATGTTACAAATTTGGTGTGAATTTGATGTGCTTAGCTCCATCTAGttggatatattttttaaaactcattGACAGCTAAAAAGAGTCAACAATCAAGGAATAATAGAATGGTTAGATTCAAGATAGCGCTGGGAAGAGAATGATTTAGCTTTAGACTGAATCTAATCTATGTAAGTTTATCAATAACTTTTGGACAAAACTTATTGCTGATTATAAAAAGATTGGTATTATAAATATAATGATTTATATTTGGAGTGAATTTGATGCGTCTAGGTGCATCGGTGATTATGTGTTAAAACTCATTGATGGCTGAAACTCACTGATGGATGAAAAACGTTTGGAATCAAGGAGGTTGAGAATTATCAAACATAGAAGAGTGGTAGGAAGATAATGATTCAGGTTCGAAATGAATCTAACATATGTAGGTTTTGAAGGATCAAAATCGACATCAGAGAGGGTGAATAGTTAACTGTAGTGAAAATAAACTTCGACTAAttcaatcaaaataaaaataataacatgcaACAAATTTAGCTAATAGTTTAAGGATACAAGTTGAtcaatcaaattagaaatatagacACACAatagttataaaatatgattcttatttttaatttttcttaagtaGAGAAACAttacaaaagaaaaaatttaaaagcttatgcacaataaaataaataaggcAATACTAAAATAAATGTAAAAGTTACTCTAGGTATTGTCGAACAGAAATGAAGTGTGAGACGTAGCACAAAAGACGAATGAACACTTAGTGCATGAGAATAAGAGTGAATTCTAGGTAGATGAGTTGCTTTCAAGTTTCACCTCAaaactccttatataggactccccTGGTCGTTGGAGACTTCTCGGTCACTTGTGTATGTGCCGATGTGGTTACAACTTTTATCTATAAGATAACGTTAATGAAGCTCTACGATCGCTCGTACACCCTCTTGTCGTCGGGCTAAAGGTCAAACTTCATCTTAACCGCCTTGATCAGATTGCTGATAACGCCATCTTCCAATCGCCTGGAAGCTTCTTCCGTCACACGTATACTCTAGTCGCCTATCCTATACAGTAGCCTGGACCCTTCGAAATTCTTTCGTTGAAAGTTAACACCAGCCAGTCATCCTCAGACTCCATCCGGTTATTTGGAACTATCAAGCATGCTTTCATGGAGTGGTTACATgtaatgaatatgatatacaatctAAAGTTACTCACACTTACTTTGGGTCTAGATGTTCAGCCTCTAGATAACTCATCTAGATTGAGTTGCTAAGTTACAACTCCCTGCTGCTTCCACTTAGACTTGTTTTCAAGCCTTCAACTCTCAATTGACTCCACCTGGACCTAGCACCTAGCTAGAAATTTGTTTAATAAGACTTAATCACTTAGATTTGATTCATCTATCCTCCAACTAAGAATTTATCTGTCAAGTCTTAATCACGTGAACTTGATTCACCTAACCTTTATCTAGGAATTCGTCTATCAAGTTTTAATCACTTAGATTTGATACACCTAGCCTCTAGTTAGAATTTGTTTGTCGAACTTTAAttacttggacttgattcacctatccttcaatttaaaattttactaccAAGCTTTAATAACTTGAATTTGATTCACCTATCACCCAGCTAGAAATTTGTTACATGATCTCTACCAAGACTTAGCTCATGCTTGAttccaattaaaatttttgattcttagATCCACTATGGCTTAGTTATTGTCTAGTTCACAACCAAGATTTTAATATCTATTAAGCAACTTACACCTATAAATTTGACACAACTGGTTAAATCACAACTAACATAACTTTAACCTTAGTTATATATCAAAACTCTAGGTTAAATGTTGTGCACCCAACACCTAACAGGTTTATCAATGgcttttagataaaattaatttataattgaaaAACATCTAGAAATAGGGAAGTTAAGCATGTTAAGAATCAAGAGAATTCAAAGAATATAATGATGTAAGTTTTGATTAATTCAGATGTGTTTAGGTCCATCAACGACTATatgtcaaaactcattgatggttGGATTGTTTTCCAAAATTCACTAATAGTTaaaaaatgatatgaaattagggaAATGATAACAACCATCTTTTGATGTATTATTTCACTCTTATACTTGGCATTTTAATTCACTCGTATGATTTATTTGCATTATTTATCATGTTTTATGAGTATTGGATTATTTAGAGTTTTAATGCAAATATCATCTAATTGATTGATCTAATGCTTGAATTGatacatattttaatttttaaggcaTTTGAGAAGTATATCAAGGAGTGTTTAGGGCTTATTCAACAAGGAACATGACCTAGTATTGCAACTTGACATGGCCTTGTCGTGCCCCTTGACAAGGCCAAGCCATGTCCTCTATTAAACTAGTTGATTGGCATGAAAATGAGGAACGCATCCCTAGATATGGCTAGGTCGTGCCTGGAGACATTGTTAGACAGTGCCTAGAGGCACGATCGTACCCATGAGCTTTACCTCAGCCATGGACAATGTGTGCCCATAGGAATGACCATGCCTGGGTATGCAAGGAGCCATGATTTTGGGTTCGGTTTGTGATTTTGAGTAGTTTAAGGGTGAGTATAAAGGCCAAAAGTTGGTTCATATGGAAGAGATGTAAGGAACTATAGTGCTAAACACGCAGAAAATGTAGCGGAAAAACAAGTTCCTTCTAGAAGATCTATGCGAAGGAAAACCACATACTAAGTTTAATGaagggagtttatacctttggtgcgtgcccttcgcaatcccagcAGCAAAGTTTCTTTAGGATGCAGATCTCAGCATGATCAGCACGTCCGTGCCTCTACCGTATCCATACAAACACGTTCTCTGTCCATCTCACGAACTCacgacttggagaagaaacaacgTTTGTTGTGCTAGCAACTACACAAGATTAtttttggccaagagaagaagaggaagaaaagcaaaaaccaagaagaTCACCATCACCCAAAatgtcacttcatctatataaggtgacttcacaaaagggttactttaccaaatatgttacttcaccaaaatgttactttaccaaaaaggttacttcacctaaaggttacttttacaaatgacttttgtactcattcaatgaatacaaaaatatttttgtcccttgatcttccttttgattaatgatgtattaatctctattaatattcattaatcataatgggttggatttagtatattggattaaccattaatccaataagtcATCAATTGGTCCAGTGTGTCAGTCTACTGGAGTtcctcaaataaagaaaatttatttttttatttgcttatgtattCTGTATATTGGATCTATGCATATGTGTAAATTGAAATTAACCAATTTTGTTACTGGTTTGCCGATTTTATACTgacattattaattttaattctagATGCCTTAGATAATATACACGAAACTCGTAGCTACGTGTGACAGAATGAGCTAAGGGAGGctattcaggagatagagtatgacCTAATTTACGGTGTCAGGGGACATATTGGACAACTCGATCAATTATTCTGGAAATTCGAGCAGGAAGAATTTCCAATCCTAGATAATAataggatttgggctttgatTTGTTCATTGCTAGCACATCCTCCTGAGGCACACGATCGATAATTCACCATGTGGAGATACTTCACCATGTGGATCAAGAGGATCCCAAAGAGTTTGAGGAGGATCCACAAGAGGATCCGAAACaatggagaatcctgaagctgtCCTACTTAAGATTGCCCCAAATGAGTTCAAGTTGAAAGGGACAATGTTGACCACTACACTAGTGCTTGTCCTGATGGTAGTGGTATTAGCTTATCTAACTGATTAGAGTGTTATTGTTATTACTGTCATTATGTATGAATAGTATtagctttttaaatttaataaaatcatgTAGTAGAAACTGTTGCTATGTACGAACAATACTAGTTTATGAAATATTAGCTATGCGTTAACAAACAAGAAAAGgaatgttatatgttaacaatatgcagcatgtttatatgaatgatatgttcattcatatgcTGATTACTCTACATGATACTgttggaatatatactaaaagcctagccttttgtataaatatttacttaaaaataagaatcatattggtcaaatatctacatttataagataagtgtagtcgttcaattaatttatattgtagaaaatatggtgtgtggtgtcatacacagaagatcatgttatcagttctttataaattataaacagttgctcacgactaagatggatagaaacaaaccattagaatagtcgtagtgtaatttggtattagtttatcttgactataaaattacactagtaaactcagagtgtattgagctggaccatttaaggtaagttctttttatactgactaaataaaagaacaagacctttattattatggaagtgtgtgctcttaatcatgatatagtAACAAGtatatatacttaatattcatttctttgatttatcaaagggtgtgatttaattcgataaatcaataggcccgataagttgagaaatggtattacttatatggtgtgttgttgattatagaatgaaactatgttctagtaatctaggttgataatgtccccaagaggagctcataaagattgccatgttaaaccctgcaggtggacttagtccgacacgacaataaggttaagtggtactattcttggactaagatattaattaaagtgagttgttagtaactcacttagtcagtggacattcaacatcttaaatatagggagattaacacactcatgataagaaagagcccaaaatgtaatttgagattggtgcggtagttcaataataattctttagtggtatgaaatattattgatgaaattaagttggatgtttggggcgaacacgggaagcttaatttcatcgggagaccaaaaccaattcctcctctcggttcctatcgtagcctcttatttataaagtattatacccacccataccaaccttcttacccaccttaaggtggccgaccaagattagcttggagcccaagctagggtcggtcaagccaaggtgagttggtttcattaggtggccggccctagcttgaacccaagcttggtgtggccggacacattaaattaaaaaggatttaattttttaaatctttcttatgtggaagccat from Zingiber officinale cultivar Zhangliang chromosome 4A, Zo_v1.1, whole genome shotgun sequence includes the following:
- the LOC121970025 gene encoding methionine gamma-lyase-like — protein: MAEIVPTTAFVIGKKRGAEEEEDGGAGDQWALLPKRTTVGDPVAALASARHEFGEHGGVNMSIEASATFTVMEADTMRRMFSGELGPDRDFFIYSRHFNPTVLNLSRQMAAIEGTEAAYCTASGMSAISAVLIQLCGAGGHVVASGRLYGGTHALLSHFLPYACGIRATFVDIDDLEAVRAAVIEGETKVLYVETISNPTLAVANVPRLSEIAREKGVKLVADNTFAPMVLSPARLGADVVIHSVSKFISGGADIIAGAICGPASLVNSMMDLHKGALMLMGPTMNAKVAFEISERLPHLSLRMKEHCNRALVYATRMRKMGLKVIYPGLDDHPHHSLLASLANPGYGFGGLLCLDMVTEERANKLMHHLQNTTQFGLMAVSLGYYETLMSCSGSSTSSEMSPEERAQAGISPGLVRMSVGYSGTVEQRWSQFERALSLLHPLPKQQQHV